The Spirosoma sp. SC4-14 DNA window GTATTATCTCCGCCATTGTCACCACCAATGGCCATATTCAGGAGCAGGTAGTGCGGTTGCCTGAACGGGTTTTTGCCTGAGCCGTCCTGATTGATAGTTTCGCTCAGGTTAACGCTATTAAGCAATAGCCCATCAACCGATAGCCGAATGGCGTGTTCGTCCCAATCCATTCGCCAGACATGAAATTTAGTTGCCCAATCGGGGTCGTTGAAAGAGGCAATGGGTTTCTTTGTTGTACTCCATTTTGCCGTAAAGCGTTTGTCGGTTCCCCAGGCAACATTGGCCAGCAGCATAGCCCGATAATACTCCATAATGTCGATTTCGCCGTTGGATGGCCATTCGCCAGCCGTACCTAATGTCCAGAAAGCGGGCCACAGACCGGGGCGGATATCGATGCGACCCCGCATCTCGAAACGTCCATATTGCCAACTATGCAACCCCTGAGTTTTCAGGCTGGCGGCTGTGTATTCAATGGTTGGTCGGCTGGTTTTCCAGTCCGAACTGCCGGGCTGGTAGGTTGGATTGGGGCGCTGCTCGCGACGACCTTCAATAATGAGTAACCCATTTTCGCAACGGGCATTCTGAGGCTGATACCATTGGTGTTCGTGGTTACGCACGAAACCCGTTTCGAAGGTCCAGTTTTGAGAACTGGGCGGCCCATTAGTATTGAATTCGTCGGACCAGACCAGCCGCCAGGCCGTATCGGATTGGGCTACTGGTGCCCGCTGGGCATAACTGGTTGTGGTTAGCAGCAGCAAGGCGGCAATGAGCGAATACACGTACTGTGGCAAATACCTCATTTCCGGGTCTGTAACTGATGCAGAATGGCGGTCAGTTGTTTGGGCTTATGCATATAAGGCGACAGATCGAACAGCGATACCTTACGAAACTCAACCGGATGACTTTCGCTCTGGAGAGAAATATAGCCTGAACTCAGCAGTTGCCCCTCTTTTTTTACGGCCGGGTCATAATGAATAACGTTGCCCCCACCAATCTGTGGTTTTGAATAGGTCAGCACGGTATCGCCTTCCACAATGTGTTTCACCAGCGAATCGCCCAACACCAACGCTTCGGCATGAACCCACTGATCGCCCGCGTAGGTTTTTGAATTCGAATCGATACAGTGCGGTGTAAATAGCTTGCCATTGAGCACGACATTTGTGCCGGGTGTACACAAATTGGCCGTATGTCGTTCGTGAGTTCCATCGCCACCCAGCAGTTGCATTTCCATCGATATCGGGAAATCCTGTTTTAGTCCCATTGTTTCGGGAGCCTGACCATGTAGCATGGCACCACTATTTCGGATAGCCCAGCCAGGCCCCCCTTTCACCTGTTCGCCCACAAACCGATATTCAACCACCAGCAGATAGGCCGAAAAAGGTTTTTTGTAGAAAATGTGGCCATACTGCTCATCAAACGACTTATACTGGTCGTAACGAACCACCATCTTTCCATCTTCGACCCGAAAGGTATTGCCGAAATTATCGTTGAGCGGGTGTCCGGTAATTTTGACAGCCCAGTTTTTAAGGTCTTTTCCGTTGAAAAGTTCGATCCATTTGCCCGCTTTGGGCGCTCGGGTGCTGGATTGAGTTAGCCCTAAAGAGAAAACCAGCAAAAAGCTGACGAGTAGAGTAAGTTGGCGCATAGTGAAAAAAGCGAAAGAACAGGTTTAATTACCCAATGTGGCAGATTGGAGCCAGTGCAATATCCGGAAAAAAACGTTGCCTACCGCTGGGTGGGGGTCACCCGGATTGCTATCGGGTTCTAACAACCTGCAAATGATCGATCAGTGGTTTGCGGGCTCCATCGGGAATGCTGATTTCGTGCGAGCCCACATAAAGAATATTGGATTCGATTCGGTCCAGATAGTTGAGGTTAATAACCAGCGAGCGCGAAAGCTGATAAAAACCCGTTGAAAGATAGGGCAGCAGGCGACCCAGGTTCAGCGAAATACTGATCGCATGATAGGGTTTGGTTGGGTAAATTCGGTGGAAGCCTGCCTGGGTTAGCAGGAGTTCGCTATTGCCCCGGTCGGCTTTTACAAACAGAATTTCGGATTTTACCACGCGGATATACCCACTGCCGGTTGGCAGAAAGGTATGTTCGGGCAGCTCGGGTGCTCCCGAAATATTACCCGCATAAAAATTATGCATAGCCAGATCGATCTGGGCAGCCAGTTCCCGAACCCGAACCGGCTTGTGCAGAAACGCAGCCGGAAAGGTTCCTTTAGCGCGATGGAAGGTATCGGTTTCTGAACTGCCCGTTATGTAAATCACGGGTACCCATTTAATACGCATTAGTTCTTTTACGGTCGTAATGCCATCGGCTGGCCCATCGAGCGTAATGTCTACCAGCACAAGATCGGGTTGGGTCTGCTTCATTAGTTTGATCGCACTATCGTAACTGGTTGCTGTTCCGCAGACAAGGTAACCCGACCCAACGAGGTTTTCTTCCATATCGGTGGCCATGAACAGGTCGTCTTCAACGATGAGAATACGCAATGGTGTTTCCATGAGGGGCTGGGTGGTCTATGATGGGTGAGCTATAACAGGCAGTTCGAAGGTTAATGAAAAAGAGCACCCGTTGTCAGAGCTGAACTGGCTCTGGCCTTTTAGTTTCTGAGTGACCATGTCGATCAGCTTCATCCCAAATGAATTCTTTTTGACAGGTGTCGTCAAACCGGGACCGTTGTCGGAGAACCAGACATGCAGCTTTCCATTGTCTTCCTGATAGCCAATGTTCAGAGCAGGATCGTTAGAAAGCGGGAATGCATATTTGCACGCGTTGGTGACCAGTTCATTCAACAGCAACC harbors:
- a CDS encoding glycoside hydrolase family 16 protein, producing the protein MRYLPQYVYSLIAALLLLTTTSYAQRAPVAQSDTAWRLVWSDEFNTNGPPSSQNWTFETGFVRNHEHQWYQPQNARCENGLLIIEGRREQRPNPTYQPGSSDWKTSRPTIEYTAASLKTQGLHSWQYGRFEMRGRIDIRPGLWPAFWTLGTAGEWPSNGEIDIMEYYRAMLLANVAWGTDKRFTAKWSTTKKPIASFNDPDWATKFHVWRMDWDEHAIRLSVDGLLLNSVNLSETINQDGSGKNPFRQPHYLLLNMAIGGDNGGDNTKTQFPARFEVDYVRVYQR
- a CDS encoding DUF1080 domain-containing protein, producing MRQLTLLVSFLLVFSLGLTQSSTRAPKAGKWIELFNGKDLKNWAVKITGHPLNDNFGNTFRVEDGKMVVRYDQYKSFDEQYGHIFYKKPFSAYLLVVEYRFVGEQVKGGPGWAIRNSGAMLHGQAPETMGLKQDFPISMEMQLLGGDGTHERHTANLCTPGTNVVLNGKLFTPHCIDSNSKTYAGDQWVHAEALVLGDSLVKHIVEGDTVLTYSKPQIGGGNVIHYDPAVKKEGQLLSSGYISLQSESHPVEFRKVSLFDLSPYMHKPKQLTAILHQLQTRK
- a CDS encoding response regulator, which gives rise to METPLRILIVEDDLFMATDMEENLVGSGYLVCGTATSYDSAIKLMKQTQPDLVLVDITLDGPADGITTVKELMRIKWVPVIYITGSSETDTFHRAKGTFPAAFLHKPVRVRELAAQIDLAMHNFYAGNISGAPELPEHTFLPTGSGYIRVVKSEILFVKADRGNSELLLTQAGFHRIYPTKPYHAISISLNLGRLLPYLSTGFYQLSRSLVINLNYLDRIESNILYVGSHEISIPDGARKPLIDHLQVVRTR